From a region of the Phaseolus vulgaris cultivar G19833 chromosome 6, P. vulgaris v2.0, whole genome shotgun sequence genome:
- the LOC137831386 gene encoding kinesin-like protein KIN-14F — translation MPQESCQNSFFTSPSKRGLKGLVTTMNKEASCTVTEEGFNDNEWAQRKAEEAAWRRYKATEWLRQMDNVGSLSLSASPSEEEFCLALRNGLILCNVLNKVNPGAVLKVVENPGLAVQCAEGAAHSAIQYFENMRNFLEAVNDMKLLTFEASDLEKGGSSNKVVDCILCLKGFYEWKLSGGVGVWRYGGTVRITSFPKKSPSSIVGSESADESLDESESSQYEQLLEFLQLSEEFLIEETRTANALAFLYDHFGLRLLQAYLREANGIEDLPLNAMVIDTLLSKVVKDFSSLLVSQGTQLGLFLKKILKGDMGCLSKREFIETISLYLSQRSSLASNDFSKFCNCGGKRDSYRQKANCSAKYSEVIDTQQKQLEGMKYFFEETKLEVKQIQSEWEEEFSRLEDHIKSLEVASTSYHKVLEENRLLYNQVQDLKGAIRVYCRVRPFLPGQSNGQSTVDYIGENGDMMIVNPLKHGKDSRRVFSFNKVFGTTVTQEQIYADTQPLIRSVLDGYNVCIFAYGQTGSGKTYTMSGPDLTTEDTWGVNYRALGDLFHISKERSDSIKYEVFVQMIEIYNEQVRDLLVTDGSNRRLDIRNNSQMNGINVPDAFLVPVTCTQDVLDLMRIGQKNRAVGATALNERSSRSHSVLTVHVRGRELVSNSILRGCLHLVDLAGSERVDKSEAVGERLKEAQHINRSLSALGDVISALAQKNPHIPYRNSKLTQVLQDSLGGHAKTLMFVHINPELNAFGETISTLKFAERVSSIELGAAQSNKETGEIRELKEEISNLKLALERKEAELDQWKAGNARNAIDSQKPRAVSPFQLPKYGTNGNTKHETGQRLMDDRSFESRSCSSGKQRRSRFPSTFMDKDSMPKMSFLTEEKLVSSGKGRSPSPPVRRSQSNDRGTSIKSKVKTETIDNQPILKHPFPAANKSLVTMPVVASTDNNTRMYVNSQEQVKHENISETIFNLQKLNYKKVHQENEEEQFKQALSAVRQGGIRKSKVESKAKAKHNQLSPFKIQKPDLTSPFIPEMEFTSESNVEPPPKNDYSEAENDLIFMESAVHDALSLKKIRQNFARNFQNLESRGIVQAGEHLLVSKVENKVLNGSASNLKEGRNASTPEFIRSRSTPRGKFFGLS, via the exons ATGCCACAAGAGAGTTGCCAAAACTCATTTTTCACATCTCCTTCAAAGAGAGGATTGAAGGGTTTGGTCACCACCATGAACAAAGAGGCTTCATGCACTGTCACAGAGGAAGGTTTCAATGATAATGAATGGGCACAGAGGAAGGCAGAGGAAGCAG CTTGGAGAAGATACAAAGCAACAGAATGGCTACGCCAAATGGACAATGTTGGGTCATTGTCACTGAGTGCATCACCCTCAGAAGAAGAATTTTGCCTTGCTCTTCGCAATGGCCTCATTCTCTGCAATGTCCTCAACAAAGTCAACCCTGGTGCTGTTCTCAAG GTGGTGGAGAATCCTGGGCTTGCTGTTCAATGTGCAGAGGGTGCGGCCCACTCAGCAATTCAGTATTTTGAGAACATGAGGAATTTCTTAGAGGCTGTTAATGATATGAAGCTTCTCACATTTGAAGCATCTGATCTGGAGAAG GGAGGTTCATCCAATAAAGTTGTGGACTGCATTCTATGTTTGAAGGGGTTTTATGAATGGAAGTTATCTGGTGGGGTTGGTGTGTGGAGGTATGGTGGAACTGTGAGGATCACTTCCTTTCCAAAGAAGTCTCCTTCCTCCATAGTTGGCAGTGAAAGTGCTGATGAATCACTGGATGAGTCAGAATCATCACAGTATGAACAACTGCTAGAATTTCTTCAATTATCTGAAGAGTTCTTGATTGAAGAAACAAGAACTGCCAATGCTCTGGCTTTCCTTTATGATCACTTTGGACTCAGACTTCTTCAGGCTTACCTTAGAGAGGCCAATGGGATTGAAGATCTGCCTCTGAATGCAATG GTAATTGATACCTTACTCAGCAAGGTAGTCAAGGATTTCTCATCTTTGCTTGTTTCTCAGGGCACTCAG CTTGGACTTTTCttgaagaaaatattgaaaGGTGACATGGGTTGTCTCTCAAAGAGAGAGTTCATAGAAACCATCTCACTATATCTTAGCCAAAGAAGTAGCCTGGCATCAAATGACTTCTCCAAATTCTGCAATTGTGGTGGAAAACGTGATAGTTATCGACAAAAAGCCAATTGTTCTGCAAAATATTCTGAAGTAATCGATACTCAACAGAAACAACTTGAG GGTATGAAGTACTTTTTTGAGGAAACAAAATTGGAGGTCAAACAAATTCAATCAGAGTGGGAAGAAGAATTTAGTAGGCTTG AGGATCATATCAAAAGCCTTGAAGTGGCCTCCACTTCCTACCACAAAGTTTTGGAGGAGAACCGGCTTCTATACAATCAAGTACAAGACCTCAAAG GAGCCATTAGGGTGTATTGTAGAGTGAGGCCATTCTTACCAGGACAATCAAATGGGCAGTCTACGGTCGACTATATTGGAGAAAATGGAGATATGATGATCGTAAATCCCCTTAAGCATGGAAAAGATTCTAGACGAGTATTTTCATTCAATAAGGTTTTTGGAACAACTGTAACACAAG AACAAATTTATGCTGACACTCAGCCCTTGATCAGATCCGTTCTGGATGGTTATAATGTATGCATCTTTGCATATGGGCAGACTGGCTCAGGGAAAACATACACAATG AGTGGCCCTGATCTTACAACAGAAGACACATGGGGTGTAAACTATAGGGCATTGGGTGATTTATTTCATATATCAAAGGAAAGGTCTGATTCCATAAAATATGAAGTTTTCGTTCAGATGATTGAAATATACAATGAACAAGTGAGAGATTTGCTAGTCACTGATGGCTCTAACAGAAG ATTAGACATACGAAACAATTCTCAAATGAATGGCATCAATGTCCCTGATGCCTTTTTAGTTCCAGTTACCTGTACTCAAGATGTTCTAGACTTGATGAGAATTGGTCAGAAGAACCGTGCCGTGGGTGCTACAGCTCTAAATGAGAGAAGCAGTCGTTCCCATAG TGTTTTGACTGTTCATGTTAGAGGAAGGGAGTTAGTTTCCAACTCCATTCTCAGAGGTTGTCTCCATCTTGTGGATTTGGCTGGAAGTGAGAGGGTTGACAAATCTGAGGCAGTTGGTGAGAGACTAAAGGAAGCTCAACATATAAATAGATCACTTTCTGCACTTGGGGATGTTATCTCTGCCTTGGCACAGAAGAATCCCCATATCCCTTATAGAAATAGCAAGCTCACACAAGTTTTACAAGACTCTTTAG GAGGGCATGCAAAAACTTTGATGTTTGTTCATATAAATCCTGAACTTAATGCTTTTGGAGAGACAATTAGCACACTCAAGTTTGCTGAGAGGGTTTCATCCATTGAACTTGGGGCTGCGCAATCTAACAAAGAAACTGGTGAAATCCGAGAACTAAAGGAAGAG atatcAAATCTCAAATTGGCATTGGAGAGGAAGGAAGCAGAACTGGATCAGTGGAAGGCTGGGAATGCTAGAAACGCCATTGATTCTCAAAAACCAAGAGCTGTTTCACCTTTTCAATTACCAAAATATGGTACCAATGGCAATACGAAGCATGAAACTGGTCAAAGACTTATGGATGATAGAAGCTTTGAG TCTAGAAGTTGCTCTTCAGGTAAGCAAAGAAGGTCACGATTTCCCTCAACATTTATGGACAAGGACTCTATGCCAAAAATGTCTTTCCTGACTGAAGAAAAGTTAGTGAGCTCAGGGAAGGGAAGATCACCATCCCCTCCAGTGAGAAGATCACAATCCAATGATAGAGGGACATCCATTAAAAGCAAGGTCAAAACTGAAACAATAGACAACCAACCAATATTAAAGCATCCATTTCCAGCTGCTAACAAATCCCTTGTCACAATGCCAGTGGTTGCATCCACTGACAATAACACAAGAATGTATGTGAATTCACAAGAGCAAGTAAAGCATGAAAACATTTCGGAAACAATCTTCAATCTCCAGAAGCTCAACTATAAGAAAGTTCATCAAGAAAATGAAGAGGAACAATTCAAGCAAGCACTTAGTGCAGTAAGACAAGGTGGGATCAGAAAAAGCAAGGTTGAGAGTAAGGCTAAGGCCAAGCATAATCAACTATCACCCTTTAAGATTCAAAAGCCTGATTTGACCTCACCATTCATTCCTGAGATGGAATTTACTAGTGAAAGTAATGTGGAGCCACCTCCAAAGAATGATTACTCCGAGGCCGAAAATGATCTTATATTTATGGAGTCTGCTGTCCATGATGCTTTAAGTCTCAAAAAGATACGTCAGAACTTTGCAAGGAATTTTCAGAACCTTGAATCAAG AGGAATAGTTCAAGCAGGAGAACATTTATTGGTTAGCAAAGTTGAAAACAAAGTTTTGAATGGTTCAGCAAGCAATCTTAAAGAAGGAAGAAATGCATCCACGCCTGAATTTATAAGAAGCCGATCTACCCCACGTGGAAAGTTTTTTGGTTTATCTTGA